TTGCAACGTCGATCGACGGGGTTACGCCGCGTCGAGTGCGCTCGGACGAGCGCTCGTCGTGCAATCCGCGACGCCGATTTCGACTGCCGGCGTCCCCGTCGGGCTCGATCGAGCTAATCGTCAGGTCGACGTCGGCGTCGAACCCGGGACGGATACTATCGTCGCGTCGGCTCGAGTCACCGAAGGGCGCGTTTCCGTACGCGCCACCGAATTCGGTTCTACTCTCGGCTCCCGACTCGAGGAGCCGAAAGAGCCGCGACAGGAGCTTTCCGCCTGGCCTGGCCTCGAACCCGGACTCCGACTGGGGTCGACGGGAGGACGGGGTCGACGGACGACGCTCGTTTCCCTGTTCGTCGGACCGATCCGGTCGCTCGTTCGGCTGGTTGCCGGGTTCGTTGAGTTCGTCGAGTTCGTCGGATTCGCCGGATACGCCGGATTCGCCGAATCGCTCCTCCGTCGCATCCTCTCCCGCGTCGACTTCGTCGTCTCCCGCGGTCGGCTCCTGGTCGGACGGCTGGCTCGAGTCGGACACCGAATCGTCGCCGTCGTTCGGTGGGTCCTCGGACGATTCCTCAGGTGGTTCCTCGGGCGGACTGTCGGGTGAATCTGGGGGATCTGGTGGTTCGTCAGTCATTGGTTCGGACCTCCACGCGTCCGCTCGTGAGTTCCTCGTGGATCTCGCGAGCGAGTTCGAGTTCGGCTTCGATTTCGTCTTTGCGCTCCTCGTACTCGCCTTTCGACCGTTCGCCGAGTTCGTAGAGGAGTCGGTTTTCCTTGCGCTCGTCCTCGAGGGCGTCGATGTCGTACAGTTCGTCGATCGCCATCGTGTGCAACGTGTTGACGAGACCGACGAACGGGCGGACGAGCAGGTCGTCGACGATGATCGCCATCATCGCTCGGCCCCGATCTTGACGTCGACGAAACTGTACGGTGCAAACGGTCCCGAGTACCGGATCATCACGTCCTCGAGGTCGGCCTCGAGTTCGCCGACGGCGGTGTCGAACGCCTCGCGCTCCGATCGGTCGACGAGGTAGGAGCGGTTGAGTACAAGCCGATCGCTGAACTCCCCGCTATCGACGCTGCTCGTGGCCAGTGGCTCGAGTTCGTCGCTCACCCGCTCGACGATCGTCTCGTCGTCGACGGTCGCGTCCTGCTCGCGAACGACCTTCAGGCCGAGTTCGACCCTGTCGTCGATGTCGTGAAGCGTTCGTCGAAACGCGCCACGGCCGCCGCGGAGGACGTTCTTGAGCGCGCGCTCGCTCTCGAAGACCATGCCGAATCGCATCGGAATGATCGTTCGGCCGCCGTTCTCGGTCAACAGCGCGCGGAGCACCGCGTCGTGGCGTTTCGCGTCCTCGTCGGTCTCCTCGGGATCGGTCACGTCGATCGGCGACGCCAGTGCGGCGAGTCGCCCGTGGGATACCGGGTACAACTCGGTCGCCCCGGCGACGCCCGTCCCCTCCACGGGTAGCGTCTCCCGGTCTGAATCGTCGTCCTCCTCGAACTCCTCGGACTCTTCGACTTCCTCGAGCGAGATCACGTCGGCGTCGCTCGAGGCGACGATCCCGTACACGTAGTGGTAACTCGAGTCAGCCACCGTGCCACCTCGCGGATCGTTGCCGGCCCTGGTTCCGGTCTCGGACACGATCCCAGGGACGGTGTCGGTGACCGGTCACTCGCGAACGGTTCCACCGGCCGTCTACGTCTTTGGTCGTCTGTCGTCGCATGTGCATACGTCTCACCCTCCAAATGCAGCGGCGACTGTGGCCGCCGCTCACTCACTGAGAGGTTCGAGCGGGCCGTGCGTTACCATGCTGCTTGCAGATGCAGCCTAGCCTCGCACCGCCGTTCCGCTACACGTCGGGAGGATCAAGCAACGCGAGCAAATCGCGCTTCCGCATCCCTCAACCTCGTCGATGACGCCGGCGTATCGACCGTTCCCGGAATCCTTAATGGACCGTCCGGCAATATGTACGCTCATGTACGACGATGCGGATCTCGAGGCGATCCAGGACGCCGAATCCGAGTGGGAATCGGAGACGCTCGAGCCCGTGGTGGACCGCTTCGGGGAGCGAAAGGACCGGTTCGCGACGGTCTCGAACCTCGAGGTCGACCGACTGTACACCCCCGACGACGTCTCGGACCTGGACTACCTCGAGGATCTGGGCTTTCCCGGCGAGGAGCCCTACACGCGAGGGCCGTACCCGACGATGTACCGCGGCCGGACGTGGACGATGCGTCAGTTCGCCGGGTTCGGGACCGTCGAGGAGACCAACGAGCGCTTTCACTACCTGATCGAACAGGGACAGACTGGTCTGTCGACGGCGTTCGACATGCCGACGCTGATGGGGCTCGACTCGGACGACCCGATGAGCGACGGCGAGGTCGGCAGGGAGGGCGTCGCCGTAGACACGTTGCGGGACATGGAGGTGCTGTTCGACGGCATCGACGTGGACGAGGTCTCGACGAGTTTCACGATCAACCCCTCCGCGCCCGTCATCTACGCGATGTACGTCGCGCTGGCCGACCAGCAGGGCGTGCCCCGCGACCAGGTTCGTGGTACCCTCCAGAACGACATGTTCAAGGAGTTTATCGCCCAGAAGGAGTGGGTCATCCCGCCCGAACCCGCCCTCGACCTGGTGACCGACGTCGTCGAGTTCAGCACCGAGGAGACCCCGAAGTTCCACCCCATCTCGGTCTCGGGCTATCACATCCGCGAGGCCGGTTCGACGGCCGTCCAGGAACTCGCCTTCACCCTCGCGGACGGTTTCGGCTACGTCGAGGACGCGATGGACCGGGGCCTCGAGGTCGACGAGTTCGCGCCACGTCTCTCGTTTTTCTTCAACTGCCACAACTCCTTCTTCGAAGAGATCGCCAAGTTCCGCGCTGCACGGCGAATCTACGCCCACGTGATGGACGAGTGGTACGACGCCGAGCGCGCCGAGTCCAAACGGCTAAAGTTCCACACCCAGACCGCCGGCCAGTCGCTGACCGCTCAGCAGCCGATCAACAACGTCGCTCGCGTCACCGTCCAGGCGCTCGCCGGAGTGCTGGGAGGAACCCAGAGCCTCCACACCAACAGCTTCGACGAGGCGCTCGCCCTGCCCAGCGAGAAAGCCGTTCGCGTTGCCCTTCGAACCCAGCAGATCATCGCCGAGGAGTCCGGCGCCGCGGACATCGTCGACCCGCTCGGCGGCTCCTTCGCGGTCGAAGCCCTGACCAACGAGGTCGAACAGCAGGCAATGGAGTACATCGAACACATCCGCGACCTCGGCGATGGCTCCGTTCGCGACGGTATCCTCCAGGGCATCGACG
This region of Natronosalvus halobius genomic DNA includes:
- a CDS encoding gas vesicle protein GvpH yields the protein MTDEPPDPPDSPDSPPEEPPEESSEDPPNDGDDSVSDSSQPSDQEPTAGDDEVDAGEDATEERFGESGVSGESDELDELNEPGNQPNERPDRSDEQGNERRPSTPSSRRPQSESGFEARPGGKLLSRLFRLLESGAESRTEFGGAYGNAPFGDSSRRDDSIRPGFDADVDLTISSIEPDGDAGSRNRRRGLHDERSSERTRRGVTPSIDVAKRRYGTELEVVADVSAVGEDRVRVGFDDEDLVLADTDGHELSRVSLPWPETEADASVNNGILTVRVTRVDSPDPADGEIDE
- the gvpF gene encoding gas vesicle protein GvpF: MAIIVDDLLVRPFVGLVNTLHTMAIDELYDIDALEDERKENRLLYELGERSKGEYEERKDEIEAELELAREIHEELTSGRVEVRTND
- a CDS encoding GvpL/GvpF family gas vesicle protein; the encoded protein is MADSSYHYVYGIVASSDADVISLEEVEESEEFEEDDDSDRETLPVEGTGVAGATELYPVSHGRLAALASPIDVTDPEETDEDAKRHDAVLRALLTENGGRTIIPMRFGMVFESERALKNVLRGGRGAFRRTLHDIDDRVELGLKVVREQDATVDDETIVERVSDELEPLATSSVDSGEFSDRLVLNRSYLVDRSEREAFDTAVGELEADLEDVMIRYSGPFAPYSFVDVKIGAER
- a CDS encoding methylmalonyl-CoA mutase family protein — its product is MYDDADLEAIQDAESEWESETLEPVVDRFGERKDRFATVSNLEVDRLYTPDDVSDLDYLEDLGFPGEEPYTRGPYPTMYRGRTWTMRQFAGFGTVEETNERFHYLIEQGQTGLSTAFDMPTLMGLDSDDPMSDGEVGREGVAVDTLRDMEVLFDGIDVDEVSTSFTINPSAPVIYAMYVALADQQGVPRDQVRGTLQNDMFKEFIAQKEWVIPPEPALDLVTDVVEFSTEETPKFHPISVSGYHIREAGSTAVQELAFTLADGFGYVEDAMDRGLEVDEFAPRLSFFFNCHNSFFEEIAKFRAARRIYAHVMDEWYDAERAESKRLKFHTQTAGQSLTAQQPINNVARVTVQALAGVLGGTQSLHTNSFDEALALPSEKAVRVALRTQQIIAEESGAADIVDPLGGSFAVEALTNEVEQQAMEYIEHIRDLGDGSVRDGILQGIDDGYFLREIQEASYEYQERVEREEEVVVGVNTFTIEEDTSPEILHVDEAAQETQLERLERTKAERDDAAVEAALDDLKEAIESDENTMPAIVDAVKAYATMGEIMQVFEDHYGAYTEQIGLA